In Lachnospiraceae bacterium, one DNA window encodes the following:
- the rplE gene encoding 50S ribosomal protein L5: MARLKEQYQNEFVDALMKKFEYKNVMQVPKLDKIVINMGVGEAKENAKVLDSAVRDLEIISGQKAVTTKAKKSVANFKIREGMAIGCKVTLRGERMYEFLDRLINLALPRVRDFRGVNPNAFDGRGNYALGIKEQLIFPEIEYDKVDKVRGMDIIFVTTANTDEEARELLTLFNMPFAK, encoded by the coding sequence TTGGCTAGATTAAAAGAACAGTATCAGAACGAATTCGTAGACGCTCTGATGAAGAAATTTGAATATAAGAACGTTATGCAGGTGCCGAAGCTTGATAAGATCGTTATCAACATGGGCGTAGGCGAAGCTAAGGAAAATGCCAAGGTTCTGGATTCCGCAGTTAGAGATCTGGAGATCATCTCCGGTCAGAAAGCTGTAACAACCAAGGCTAAAAAGTCTGTTGCAAACTTCAAGATCCGTGAAGGCATGGCAATCGGCTGCAAGGTAACCCTTCGTGGTGAGAGAATGTACGAATTCCTTGATCGTCTGATCAACCTGGCACTGCCACGTGTACGTGACTTTAGAGGTGTTAACCCTAACGCATTTGATGGCAGAGGAAACTATGCTCTTGGTATCAAGGAGCAGCTGATTTTCCCTGAAATTGAGTACGATAAAGTTGACAAGGTAAGAGGTATGGATATCATCTTCGTTACCACCGCTAATACTGACGAAGAAGCGCGTGAACTTTTGACATTATTCAATATGCCTTTTGCAAAATAG
- a CDS encoding type Z 30S ribosomal protein S14: MAKTSMKIKQQRPAKFSTREYNRCRICGRPHAYLRKYGICRICFRELAYKGQIPGVKKASW; this comes from the coding sequence ATGGCTAAGACTTCAATGAAGATCAAACAGCAGCGTCCTGCTAAATTCTCTACCAGAGAGTACAATCGCTGCAGAATCTGTGGCCGTCCACATGCTTACCTGAGAAAATATGGTATCTGCCGTATTTGTTTCCGTGAGTTAGCATATAAGGGTCAGATTCCTGGCGTTAAGAAAGCAAGCTGGTAG
- the rpsH gene encoding 30S ribosomal protein S8, translated as MTMSDPIADMLTRIRNANTAKHDTVDVPSSKMKLAIADILVNEGYIAKYDLVEDGAFQNIHITLKYGKDKNEKIISGIKRISKPGLRVYADKENLPKVLGGLGTAILSTNQGVITDKEARKLGVGGEVLAFVW; from the coding sequence ATGACAATGAGCGATCCAATTGCAGATATGCTTACAAGAATCCGTAATGCAAACACTGCAAAGCATGATACAGTAGATGTACCTTCTTCCAAGATGAAATTAGCTATCGCTGATATCCTGGTAAATGAAGGTTATATTGCAAAGTACGATCTGGTAGAGGATGGCGCTTTCCAGAACATCCACATTACCTTAAAGTACGGTAAAGATAAGAACGAAAAGATTATTTCCGGTATCAAGAGAATCTCCAAACCAGGTCTGCGTGTATACGCTGACAAGGAGAACCTGCCGAAGGTTCTTGGCGGTCTTGGTACTGCAATCCTCTCCACCAATCAGGGCGTGATCACCGATAAGGAAGCACGCAAGCTTGGCGTAGGCGGCGAAGTTCTGGCTTTCGTTTGGTAG
- the rplF gene encoding 50S ribosomal protein L6 produces MSRIGRMPVAIPAGVTVTIAEGNKVTVKGPKGTLERELPVELTIEEKDGHVIVSRPNDLKRMKSLHGLTRTLINNMIHGVTEGYEKVLEVNGVGYRAAKQGKKLTLNLGYSHPVEMEDPEGIETVCDGQNKIIVKGISKEKVGQYAAEIRDKRRPEPYKGKGIKYADEVIRRKVGKTGKK; encoded by the coding sequence ATGTCACGTATCGGTAGAATGCCAGTTGCGATCCCAGCAGGTGTAACTGTTACAATCGCAGAAGGAAATAAGGTGACTGTAAAAGGTCCAAAGGGAACATTAGAGAGAGAGCTCCCGGTTGAGCTGACCATCGAAGAGAAGGACGGTCACGTTATCGTAAGCAGACCAAACGATTTAAAGAGAATGAAATCTTTACATGGTCTGACCAGAACCCTGATCAACAACATGATCCATGGTGTTACTGAGGGTTATGAGAAGGTTCTTGAAGTAAACGGTGTTGGTTACAGAGCTGCTAAGCAGGGAAAGAAACTGACTTTAAACCTTGGATATTCTCATCCAGTAGAGATGGAAGATCCAGAAGGTATTGAAACTGTTTGCGACGGACAGAACAAGATCATCGTTAAAGGTATCAGTAAAGAAAAAGTTGGCCAGTACGCTGCTGAAATCAGAGACAAGAGAAGACCTGAGCCTTACAAGGGCAAAGGTATCAAGTATGCTGACGAAGTTATCAGACGTAAAGTTGGTAAGACTGGTAAGAAATAA
- the rplR gene encoding 50S ribosomal protein L18 has translation MVNKQSRSEIRVKKHNRMRNRFAGTAERPRLAVFRSNNHMYAQIIDDTVGNTLVAASTVEKEIKAELEKTNDKAAAAYVGTVIAKRALEKGIKEVVFDRGGFIYQGKIQALADAAREAGLDF, from the coding sequence ATGGTTAACAAACAGTCAAGAAGCGAAATTCGCGTAAAGAAGCACAACAGAATGCGTAACCGTTTTGCTGGCACAGCAGAGAGACCGCGTCTGGCAGTGTTTAGAAGTAATAATCATATGTATGCTCAAATTATCGACGATACGGTTGGTAACACACTGGTTGCTGCTTCCACAGTTGAGAAAGAGATCAAGGCTGAACTGGAGAAGACAAATGACAAGGCAGCTGCAGCATACGTTGGTACAGTAATTGCAAAGAGAGCCCTTGAAAAAGGTATCAAGGAAGTTGTTTTCGATAGAGGCGGCTTTATTTATCAGGGTAAGATTCAGGCATTAGCAGATGCAGCTCGTGAAGCTGGTCTGGATTTCTAA
- the rpsE gene encoding 30S ribosomal protein S5 yields the protein MKRTIIDASQLELNDRVVAIKRVSKTVKGGRTMRFSALVVVGDGNGHVGVGLGKAGEVPEAIRKGKEAAVKSLVEIPIDENKSIPHDFIGKFGSASVLLKRAPEGTGIIAGGPARAVVELAGIKNIRTKSLGSNNKTNVVLATVAGLTALKTPEEFARLRGKSVEEIVG from the coding sequence ATGAAGCGTACAATTATTGATGCCAGTCAGTTGGAGCTGAATGATAGAGTAGTGGCAATCAAGAGAGTATCCAAGACTGTTAAAGGTGGACGTACCATGAGATTTTCCGCTCTGGTAGTAGTTGGTGACGGAAACGGCCATGTGGGCGTAGGCTTAGGCAAGGCCGGAGAAGTTCCGGAAGCAATCCGCAAAGGTAAAGAGGCTGCTGTAAAGAGCCTTGTAGAGATCCCAATCGATGAGAATAAGAGTATTCCTCATGACTTTATCGGAAAATTCGGCAGTGCAAGCGTTCTGTTAAAGAGAGCTCCAGAAGGTACCGGTATCATCGCTGGTGGCCCTGCTCGTGCCGTTGTTGAGTTAGCTGGAATTAAGAACATCCGTACAAAGTCCTTAGGTTCCAATAACAAGACCAATGTAGTTCTTGCAACTGTTGCAGGTTTAACTGCATTAAAGACACCAGAAGAGTTCGCAAGACTTCGCGGTAAATCTGTTGAAGAAATCGTAGGCTAA
- the rpmD gene encoding 50S ribosomal protein L30, with product MAEKLRITLVKSPIGAIPKQRATVEALGLGKMHKTVEMPDNGAVRGMIQRVRHLVKVEEI from the coding sequence ATGGCAGAGAAGTTAAGAATCACATTAGTCAAGTCCCCTATCGGTGCTATTCCAAAGCAGAGAGCAACTGTTGAGGCACTTGGACTTGGAAAAATGCACAAAACAGTTGAAATGCCAGATAATGGCGCTGTTAGAGGCATGATTCAGAGAGTAAGACATTTAGTTAAGGTTGAAGAAATCTAA